A stretch of DNA from Orcinus orca chromosome 3, mOrcOrc1.1, whole genome shotgun sequence:
CAGGAAATCTGGTATACTTGTGTTACCGTAGCTGGTGTGAGGAGGCAAGGCTAGCACCCATGACTGGCCGGGCCCTGGAAAACAAGCATTCACGCTCCCATGCTGCTCTGTGACACAGAATACAAACTCTGATTTAGGTTGAAACTACATGCAGGGCGTGGAGAGGACTGTGCCAAGGGGTTCACTGTGGCTGGAGGACAAAAGGAAAGCTGGGTATTTCGACTTTAAAATACGTGGTAAGTGAGGTGAAGAAGCCGGGAGCCTCCTCAAACCATTCCAGGTCAGCGACTCCCAAGATATTTATATCAAGGTAGTTGGTAGGAAATATAAACGCTCACTGGGCCAGACTCAAGAACTAAACTATCAGAACGGATGCGACTTTGAGGACAGGCTTATCAAACTGCCTATAAACTAATCGCGGTATCAGCTCAAAAGATGCCTGTCTGTCTGATTTCAGCTGGTAAGGAATCTCTAAAAATGTTCACATGTCtatttttggtaaatttatttcACAAAGCCACCATTTCATTTCATAAGGACAGTAAGGTTCATTAAATCACAATACAAGACAGAATTTGTAAATGAGATGACATAACTATTTCAAATACAGTTTGTTGAGTAAAGGCATTTTCACTAACCATAAAATCTAGCAAGACAGAAGGATAATTACACTACCACTATTGTCAAAAGACTGTTACTGGAGTTTAAGTTCAAAAGGTTAAGGATTTTACAAAAAGACAGCATGAGTATTAATAATATATGAAGAGTATTTGATTAGCTACAGAAAATGTTAGTGAGTATGGTTTTCTTCCTCTGAACAACTAGATTTAGAAAGTAATGCCAGCTCCACTTAAATTTTGACCTACTTTAATTCCTTATCAGTGGCACCTTAACCTGGAATATTCAAAGTAATACAGTTACTTTGGCCACCAAATTAAGTCACCGTTACACTTCTAAAGTGATTTATCTAGGATACACTGGAGTAGCCTATACTTGTTATATAGTATTGTgcaaacttatttttttcccaatatttcttgtatttttccaaAGCCCTGTTTCTCAGGACTTTGATCATTAAATATGTCTACATTAAGGTCCCAAATGCCCATGTCTGTTATGAGAACATGTGGGATAAATCCATTCTCTTTAATGTGACAAGCCACATTCTAAAAATGACCCCAAACCTGCTATATTGGGACAGGTTGCAAGGTGCTATCTAAAGATCTGAGGGACATTCAGGGGACAGACCTCAGACaagggatttaaaaattttttacattttcaagagAAACATTCTGGGAAGGGAAAAAGTGTTCTATAATCTAGGGCATGTTCAAGAGCCCTTGCTCTCATAGCCAAATGTATGAAAACAGTGTTCTTTAAAGAAATACAGGTCTATGAGCCAAGACAAGCTTTGGCTAAATGACGGGTAGCTTTTGTTTGGCTCTGGAGGTTTCCATGGAAACAGCCTGAGAGACAGAAAAGGCAGCATTATCATTATCTGTAATGCCATCTGATAAAACTGCACATCGATTCATTCATGCTATCGAGAGCAGATGTATTACTTCTGATAAGCCTTCACAAAGGAGAAAGGAGTTCAATCTGGTCACACTTCGAATTTCCTGCCTTCctccatttgaaattaaaatcctGATAAAAACCTCCCCCAAACATTTCTCTCAGGAACCTCTGTTCAAGTGATGCTTCAGTAATCAGAAGCCAAATGAAGAAACGTGAAGCACATGGAGCTCCACTGCCAAGTTCTTAAAATTATATGACGCCAAGCTTACTGTAGCTGAAGAAATTATTCTGAAGAGTATGTACAATTCCATTATATCAGATCTCAGCCAGGCAAGAAATACTGTCCTAAGTGTTTATTATACACAGTTGAATCAGGTGGCATCCCTCATAAGTTTTCTCCCTCTTTATGTCTAGAtcatctgtatgtgtgtgtatatatatccatctgTATTAGtatctatatatttaatatagtaaCATACACCACACACCATTATCTAATCTTATTTCAGGTTAGTGCTTCTCGGAAAGGCCACAAAAGCAGCCCTAGCTCAAAATTCTACACCTgaagtacacaaaaataaaaacctcaacaataaaatataaacaagatgaacAAGATAAGGAGGCATGCAACCTTTAGCACCATATTAAAGACCACGGAGGGCAAGAGTGTTGACAGAGGTCTAAAGAGGAATTCAGCTGTGGGTTTTCTCCTGGAATGGGATCCCAAACACAGAACTATCTCATAGAGTCCAGTACTTTTAAACAGGGAAAGCCTGAGAAATTCTATGAACAGAAATGTCAAAATCCATTAATTTACCAGACACAGATGATTTGACATTGTTTCTTATTCTAAAAACAGTGAAGACATTATTCTTTAGGAACAAACTGTTCACTTTTGGAGAACAGTTGGGAAATCACTGCCGGCTCAATGAGCTAAATGATGCCTCAGTAAGTTAAAAAGACATGATACACCCCCACAAGTTCCAATTTACTCATGGAAAGTAGCTTACTAATGAGCAGTTAGCTCCCCGGTATCTGTATAACGATACAGACATGGGCTACACTGGAGACATTCAACCTAGCATATACAACTGTATGCTCCACCAGCAAGACATCTGAAAAACACCCACACCTCTATGCATAGCATTGGTGTGGGAATCCAAATCACAAAGTTTCAGCTTGGTCCTTTCCATAAAAAGGGACTCAAAGTCTAGGGAACCGTTTATTCAGAAATGGGCTGAAGATTCTTTTGGTTTAAAGGTGGCAGGTAAGAAGTTAGAGGGCCAGAAATGTCTTTAGATATCATCCAGTGCAAATCCCTCATCTTGttagtgggaaaactgaggcctaaaGATAAGTGTCAGCCCTAACAATGGAAGAACCATGACCAGAAGAGAAGCCATGTAATTCTGGGTGTGGTACTTTCCCCATTAGGCTGATGTCTCAGGCCCCTTTAAATCTCAACATGTGTCATTTAATCAAGCTCACGGTAAATGACTGAGAAAGATCAGATAGGGAAAACACTGAATTTTTAGAAAGATTTTGGTAACAATTCATGTCCTGATGTGCTTAATATGAGCAAGGGGAAAGTCCTACTTATCTTTTGGTAAAAATGTTATTTCCTGCATGAAACAGGTTCCTTTTCTGAGAGCCATTTTTGTAGGTACTGGGGTAGCTCACAGCTGGCAGCTTTCATATGCCCCATCTTTGTAGTTAGAGTTCAATTCAGCAGGTCCTGTATCATCAGGCGGGCTGAAATGATTGCTGTCTTGAGAATCTGTATCAATACTTTTGGTCTCTGACTGAAGGTGGACAGAAACCTGAACTGCTATCTCCTGGCCTTGTTCACTCAGGGAACCATCATCCGAATCTCCTCCTGGTGAATTACTCCGGCCCATCTCTGGGTTAATGACAAAGATGCCATCCTGAGCATTCAAGGCAGGTCTCTCTTTAATTCTTTCTCCCATGTCATCAGGGTCATCCACTCGCACAGCCTCAAACATCTCCTCTACAAAGGCCCGACAGTTTAGAATAAGAGGTGGCAGAGGGACGCTTCTTGCCAGTTCTTCAATATAACGAGCAAACTCCATGGTTttaaactgtgtgactttggcgaGCTCCAGAGTCTTGGCTGAGGTGATGATGGGGATGCGTTTTGCGATCTCAAAGGCCTTCTGAAGTTTCTCTGCCCCTTCAGTTCGGAAGAATTCATTGATGGCTTTCTCAGTTTTACGAAGATGGCTGCTCATCATGCACAGCCGTGTGACATTCAAGATGAGAGTGATTGTAAAGGCAATCAGGCAAACAACCATGTAGTAGACACTCATGTCTCCCGAGGTGAAGATAACACGCAGGGTGACCGAGTAGGAGGCACGGATCGGAGACGTGATAAAACATGTATAGAGCCCACGGTCAGCAAAGGCTATGTTCGTGATATTCAGGAAGTTATCAGAAACCAACCATTTTCCACCTGATAacccaacagaaataaaaaattacagcaTAAAGAATACTATTGCTAAATATGCCAACTGCCTTATCAATATTCCACCTCTTCATGAGAGTACTTTAAATCAACTCTTCTATTAGGCTCTGCTATTTCCTTAAAAGATGTAAGAAAGGGCAGACTTTTTATGTTCAGAGTCAGAATTTAAACAGCCTGGAACTTAAAAAAGGGAATCAAGATCTTCCTGACACTAATGATTATCATAACTACCTTTTCACTGCCAGATGTAAGAAGCCTTTCAGGGAGACAGGTGTGTCGACATAATGCTAAATGactaaacttaaaaagaaatatttacgtgtgtgtgtgtgtctatatcaCAGTCTCTACCTAGACTTTCTCATAAATAGAAGGATGTGCctcagaaatataaaacaatggtTATTTATAATGGGTTATGAGtaatttttacttccttttaaaCTGTTTACTTTCaataatgaacttatttatttaagacaaaaactatttttaaaaaaccctaccAATTTAATGCATTTCTTCAATTACTAAGTGGCTCATCCGGCATGCCTTGCACATGTTAATTTGTCTTGTTAGAAAAGGTTGGTTGATGATAGTATCTTGTTTTTCTGGCAGGAGTAAATGAAGCACAAGCCAAAAGATATGTTTCACAAGCGAGGCTAAATGACCAGcttgggagagagaaaaaagttgCCCTTAAGATGCCGAGGCTTGTTTTAAACCTAAAACATGCTGCCTCTCTTCCATACGTCAAGGTATCTTCATTCAGGGAACGCGTATACAAAAGCACATGAGTATGAAAAACAAAGCACACTGACCACCCACCGTGATTCAACATCCTTTaataacttggaaaaaaaaaaacaacttggctCTGCCTGCACAATTCTCACCTTTGTGGTAAGTTCTCAGTGTACTCTGTGCTTTAACTATGAAAGCCATTCAAAGATGGGATAGATGTGCAGTGTAGGTATGAGTCCCAATGCCTAGAGGTGGTGTCCCAGAGGAGGCTGGGTGACTGCTTGTTAAGCACCATTTCAAGGTCTAATCTTCCAGATCTCTTTCATCCCTGAGATTCTATGGTTCAGGCTTATTTGGGTGGCACATCAATTAGTAAGTACTGTGGATTGTGCCCATTCTTATCATCATCAAAATTTATCTAAATTCTAGTTATATTTTTACTAAagtaaaaagaggaaaacatgtaGTTATGaatatagttattattttataaacttcTGTTCTATAAACTTGGAGCTATGAAAAGGATACCCTGTGAATCCACGGTATGATGAACTACATAGACTCCATTCATCAACCACTATAACCACAATCTGAACTCTCTAGCTCACTTGCTGATAATAGCTCAAGATTTATGAACCTTATACTAGACTAATATGCTCTTTAAACTCTTCTCACTTGAGAttcataaaatttaatataattgtcCAGAGCTGCTGCTGAAAGCATCAATGACAGATGTTAGTGGTTTTCAAAGTAAGggcaaaataggaaaataaaactgtcattccACTTGGCTGGTCTCATCCTGACCGAAGCTTTGTCTATACAGTCAGTCTGTAATAATCATATTGATTAACCCACATCTTAAATGGGTTTGTTAGGACCCTAGAGCCAAACGAGATAAGAGTCTAGTTCAGTGGATCCAAAGAGGGAACTCCAAATCATGTTCAAAATACCActctagagattctgatttctgGGCACCACtgtagagattctgatttaataggTCTATATTCTTAAGAAGCTCTGTTCTTTCTAACATTCCAACTCTTCGATCCCTTGGTGGCCAGTTACTCAGTTTGCAGAAGGTTAAAATGTTTAGCGTATACTTTAGAAGGAAGCACCAtctgtctccttttctgttttccactCTAATATGAATAGCCAAATAGCCTTATATTCCAAGAGATTAGACTATCTTTCTAGCAAAAAATATAAAGGGGCCTTTTCCGAAAAGTGTAGCTTGTGAGGATCCCAGAATTTAATCTTTATCCCATTGATATTTCATGGAGATTTCTTCCTAAGGTGTTTTAACACAAGtagtcttcaaaaaaaaaatctttctaacaGAACACTAATTAAAGGAAATAGTATTCTGATTAAGATGTGTTTACGGGTTCATAAACAGCATCATCAAATAAAAACCTGTCAAAAAGTAGACCTTGGTCACATTATTATGAtgtttgtgtgattttttaagactgacagacaaaaaaaaaatacaagggaaACTCTCCTGTTTTGAAGTAAATTAAGGTATAGAATAGAAAGGGCTTATAGAGTTCCTCCTCAGTGCCCTTCTGATTCCGAGGGACTTAAAGTTTTATGCACAGATCTttataactacttttaaaaacatcCTGGATTTCCTCCAACATTTTTAGTAACTCATTTCTgagcaaaacatttttatttatgacTCTAAGTCTAACCCAAATCCTTCTTGCTGTATTCACACAGGGCCAGCACTCTGTACTACTCACATTACAGTCTAGGTGAATGGtgcccctggagttgtgcagcgCGTAGCCTGCACAGCTGTATGCAGCAACCCTGATGGAGTCTACCTTGAATGAAGAAGGAAACCAGCTCACCAAGAGGAGAGAAAATAGCTCACCATCATTATGTGAACaccttttaaatttataactattctctatttattttcttctggttaAGTAATTaccattattttgctttttctgatAGGTATAATACTCCAAGCTTTCCAAAGTTTTAACTATTTACTGTAGTACCTCATCTTAGAGATTTCTTGTTGAATATGCCTTAAAACCAAGAAGAAAGAAGTAATAGGAAATGAGTAACCTTGATTAATTATACTCTGGCATAGTTACCTCTGCCTCTGTTATCCAGCTGCTGTCCTTTTGAGTTGTACCAATAGACACCTTCATAGTGGTCGACTGTGAGAAGACACTCAATTGAAACACTAGTTCCCTCTCTGGCTATGATGACATCATCACCTGAGTGGTAATCTGCTGAGAGTTCAAAACTTGGGAGAAATGATGTATTGGAAGAACTATGATTTGCTCCCAGAGGGGTCATTTGGTTGAAGCCTACATCTTCCAAAGCAAAAGCAGCTGGCACAGTAACACTCACCACTAAAGTGAATAAACAACAATGTGGCTTCAtgggaaaatgggagaaaatcttgtTTAGAGTTGGAGAACTGAAAAGCTTCTATATTATAACAAGAGCACGGTGGGTCATTGATTGCTTGGTATTggagttttcaaaaaaaatggtAGATCCAGGTATATTTTGAAGTCTTCAAGATTAAAAGAGATGAGTGGAGACCAACCTAAAAGAAAGCCAGATATAAAGTTTAACCAGGAAAGACTCATAACGGGGTGAAACTCTATGtcctaaaaataaacagatgtgaAACTGATTAGAATAATTGGCATCAACATTGGGGAGTGAAACAGAGAGACCACCACCTAAAAATCCCAACTGAATCGGTTGAAAGAGCACTGAATTGGGAAACGGCAGACCTAGGTTCTGGTATTAGCTTTGCTACTAACTAGCTGTAGGTCCTTGGCAAGTAGCTGGGCTTGTTCTCTCATGTGTCAAATGAGGGACTGGATGAGACAATCTCTAAGGGCCCTTCTAGTTCTGAAATGCTGTGATTCTATTTCACTCTGACAAACTCCAAGCAACAGGGAGCCAATGAAGGTTAAAATATTTAGCTTAATGATCTTTTATTCCAACCTGCACCATTACCAAATGCTGTTATATCAATAATTTAAATCAACTGGTACATTATAATCATAACCATGGAGCTCAAAATTTGAGTAATTCAAGTACACAGACATATAAGATATAAATAATACAGGGCTACCTgaagtagtttttttgttttaacatcagAAAGAAAACTGCACTACTACATGTACATAAATAGTTACTGACTTCTGAGGCTATAGAACCTCCCTCTTGGGCAAGAATGTTAGACAAAAGaattttcctttaataatttcTTCAATATCAAGAAACAAAATTCAGTATATTTAAGTTTGTAAGAATACCAGATTTCTAGCTCAAAGTCTATAAAATTAGCTAAGGGAGGAACTGACACCTTAAATGTCTAGTTGGTAGAAATACAGATGTAAACTACAGGGAAAGATTGTCAGACACATttaaaagaagagtaaaatatcataaataaaagcaaaatgataTCCCAGTCTAAGAATCTATGTGATTATGATGAACTTCCTGGTAATTTGATTCCTCTTTTAAAAtcagactctttttttaaaaatttagttatttaatttatttatttttggctgcgttgggtcttcgttgctgcacgcgggctttctctagttgcggtgagtggcgGCTACTTTCCATTGCAGtgcgcggcttcagtagttgtggcacgtgggctcagtagttgtgtctcatgggctccagagtgcaggctcagtagttgtggcacacgggcttagttgctctgcggcatgtgggatcttcccagaccagggctcgaacctgtgtcccctgcgttggcaggaggattcttaacccctgtgccaccagggaagcccctaaaatcactgactctttttttttttctttttttgcgatacgcaggcctctcacgttgcggagcacaggctctggacgcgcaggctcagcggccatggctcacgggcccagccgctccgcggcatgtgggatcttcctggaccggggcacgaacccgtgtccctgcatcggcaggcggactctcaaccactgcgtcaccaggggagcccccaaaTCACTGACtcttaaagaaatatttcaaattctatttctataaaatatgGGATGAAACACCTAGCTTTATTTCTTATGAGGGCCCAAAATAATTAGTTTTGGAAATGACATTTACTCCCCTGTATACTCACGTGAAAGCTGCTTGATCATACAACataaaaatcaattgatcatTGTATTTTGCCATTAAACTACTCAAAGTCTAAATTACATTAAGTTGTAAATATCACTTAATCTTCATTAGAGCTTGGAAGGATGGTTGGATGATGAcaataattttctctttcaaatttaagTATGGACTATTTAGAGTAAAACAAAGAACTTCAGAGTTTGCTatacataaatagataaacacatgtgcttgtttccatttctttccaaAACCCCACTAATATGACACTAAAGGAAACAAAGCACTTAGGCACTGCAGGGGATTATAGAAGTGATCTGGTCTAACCTCTTCACTGTGACTTGCTCTTTAAGAGCATACTATAAGTTAGCAGGAGAATCCTGGTCTCTATTAGGAGGGAGTGGAGGGTAGAAACAatggaaataacatttattaaatgactgaagtaagccaggcactgtgctagggctTGATATATGTAAGCTCCCAACTTTTTCACTACAATTGGCAGAtgtgatttttgtcctttattctagaCTCGTGGTTCTCAACAGTGACAGGAAATGAGTGTGCTGAAAAAGCGCTCCAAGTTTTCCCCAGGACTTCCATAACGAGTACCTGTGGTTTCATCCAAGTTGGCATTTCccaaatttcattcatttcttctaccgttatgattttttttttgctatatccATGAACCAAATTATTATTAGttatgcttttctttaaaaaactcatttttctttcatacGTTTATGTTAAAAGGAAAGTCTGTATCACATCTGTAGATAAAAGTAACTGTACGCATAAGCACAATGCAAACAAAGTCATGTTATTAACTTCTAGAGATACTGCCATCTGTTAAAGGCTCTGAGCTAGAGGCCTACTCTCTTtgtggagaaaacaaaaacaaaacaaaacagctctTTCCTGGCTGGAACCATGGAGAgtgcagaagagaagaaaaagaaggttcCTGCTGTGCCAGAAACCCTTAAGAAAAAGTGAATTTCACAGAGCTTAAGATCAAGTGCCTGAGGAAGAAATTTGCCCAAAAGATGCTTCGAAAGGCACGGAGGAAGTTGATCTATGAAAAAGCTAAGCACTATCACAGGGAACACCGACAGATGTACAGAACTGAAATTCGAACGGCTGGGATGGCAAGAAAAGCTGGCAACTTCCACGTACCCGCGGAACCCAAATTGGCATTTGTCATCAGGATCAGAGGTATCAATGGTGTGAGCCCAAAGGTTCGAAAGGTGTTGCAGCTGCTTCGCCTCCGTCAGATTTTCAATGGCACCTTTGTGAAGCACGAGGAGGCTTCAATTAACATGCTGAGAATCGTGGAACCATATATTGATTGCATGGGGGTACCCAAACCTGAAGTCAGTAAATGAACTGATCTACAAGCGTGGTTATGGCAAAAGCAACAAGAAGCGAATTGCCCTGATGGATAACGTGTTGATTGCTCGATCTCTTGGCAAATACGGTATTATCTGCATGGAGGATCTGATTCATGAGATCTATACTGTTGGAAAACGTTTCAAAGAAGCAAACAACTTCCTGTGGCCCTTCAAATTGTCTTCTCCACGAGGTGGAATGAAGAAAAAGACCACCCATTTTGGAGATGCTGGCAACAGGGAAGACCAGATCAACAGGCTTATTAGA
This window harbors:
- the MFAP3 gene encoding microfibril-associated glycoprotein 3, with the translated sequence MKPHCCLFTLVVSVTVPAAFALEDVGFNQMTPLGANHSSSNTSFLPSFELSADYHSGDDVIIAREGTSVSIECLLTVDHYEGVYWYNSKGQQLDNRGRGGKWLVSDNFLNITNIAFADRGLYTCFITSPIRASYSVTLRVIFTSGDMSVYYMVVCLIAFTITLILNVTRLCMMSSHLRKTEKAINEFFRTEGAEKLQKAFEIAKRIPIITSAKTLELAKVTQFKTMEFARYIEELARSVPLPPLILNCRAFVEEMFEAVRVDDPDDMGERIKERPALNAQDGIFVINPEMGRSNSPGGDSDDGSLSEQGQEIAVQVSVHLQSETKSIDTDSQDSNHFSPPDDTGPAELNSNYKDGAYESCQL